The Rosa rugosa chromosome 1, drRosRugo1.1, whole genome shotgun sequence genomic sequence TAACATGTCGAGATCATTCTTTGAGTGACATCTTTAAGTTTCTGATATATATGCAATGATGACATATGTGCCTTTCTGTATGTGATGGTTGATTTAAGAGGTTTGAGATTGTGAATGGTGTAACTGAAGTTAGAGAACCATGTGTATtgctattgagggtcagtatgCTATTGGGTCAGTAACCCTATGTGTATTGCAACCTCATTTGATATTTATTTATGAGGATCAATAGCTTTAGCTTTATGAGTGCATTCACTTGATTGCATGAGGTATTCAACTCAATTCTATTATCGGTTCAGTTGAGCTTGCATTTTTAGACAGGTTTCTTAGCTTTACTTTATGAGAAGATCATTGCAATTATGTCTACCTATAGGCTCTGTGGATATTTGACCTTATTATTGATGTTAGTATTGCTCTATGGATATTTTCCTAATCAAATATTTGAGGGTCAGTAaactattgagggtcagtactcATATATTTGCATTTCTCATAATACACAGATTAATCGCAATGGCAAAAGAGGATGGTTGCTGCAATAGACCAAAAGGATGTATCGATCGGAAGAAAGAATATAAGAGCACAGAGACCGGATTACGTACATACAATTCTTTGTTTAATATTAGATTAGGATATTATTATATAAATGAGTAGTTTATTAGAAAAGTCAAGATGAAATGTAATAGTTCTCTGTTTCTTTGTATATTTCACAACCTCAAAAAAATACTATTTATATAGCAAAGACATGAGCATAAATAGAAAAAAGCATGGGTTGATTGCCCATGAAGATAGAACTAATTCAATTCAAAAATGAAGAGAATCAGAGCTCGTTTTGAACGAAGAGGAAACTAGATCCACCAAACTGAACTAAACGAAAGACATATCCAGGTCTAAGAGAAGGATATTTTAGTAAAATActatttaacagaaaatttaaaagaaaactGAAGCTAGCCCGCATGGGCTTGGCCTTTGCGCATGGGTAAGCTACAGTACAACATGGATTTCCTCAAAACACAGCCTGCACATGGAAAAAGTTGGACTGAGTTTGTAGTTTGTGGTAATTTGCTATAATTTCTTTTAGAAAAATTTTGTTTTGGTTCAAACTTACAAAAGTGATATATgcagacgtaaaatacaaggaTCGATTATCGAAATGCGATCACAAAATATAGCTCGAAAACAACAAAATAGTATAGTGAATGACCAATTGAGTGTTAGGatatccaaaaagaaaagaaaaaaacgcTTTCAGAAATTATATTTGAGTTTAGGAGGGAGACAATAATCAATAATTTACTTAATTTTTAGGTTCATCTAATCTTTTGACTGACATAAATAAGAGACCTAGCTCTGCTAAGGTTGGGAAAACGGCGTCCTTTCGCGATTGCCATCCCTGTACCTGCTCCATCTTCATGGAGTTATTCATGGGTTCGGGCCTGATCCTTATTATTCTCGTCGCTCTTCAGAGCGGCGGTGGTGCTGTACTTGGCAACGACGATCGTCTGCAAATTCAAGGAGATTTGTCAATGGAGATCTCATATCGGGATTGGGTATCAACGGCTTCTTTCGGTGGTGTTTTTCGTTGGTTACCGGCAGATGTCATATATTGGGCGGCGGCTAATGGTGGATATTGTTGGGGAATGAGGGATCCAGATAGAGATGTCGGTTTGGATACTCTTGGTGGTGGTAATGGCGGTTTACAAGTCCATGTTGCCGGTCTGGTGATCGAAGATGGGTTGCCTGATGTTGGCGTCAGATCTTCATCTTCGAGCTCGCTAGAGTTGCGTCAATGGCAGTTGGGTCTGTTGTCAAGTCGGCGGTGGGAGCTGTACCGCAAGATTAGGTTCTGGATCCAATGGGGCAGAAGGATCcagatttgggatccgggtgggTGTTGCAATTGGATCCAGATCTAGGATCCAGGTGGGGTTTAGGCTTGGACTGCGGCCCATTATCTTTGTTGGGCTGTTTGTCATTTGCTAGAATGGCTTGGGGCTCCTCTGCGTTATTGGTATTGGATTCGGGACCCAAGTCTTTGGTAtctgttcgtgaaagatcgtctgccaatatggccatgttctgacaaccTTGGTCGGCTTTGATCTTTAGGTGGAAGATTGCCCTCGACTCAGAGCCGAATTGACTTTGGTCAGTTTGTGCTTTGGATTtgcatgggtagtcaaaccaccgactactcaattcactacacggctgcaatccgtagtgtaaaattaGCTGGCATTTCAACGTTGCTACTCTTGCTATTTTCATATTTCCTTATATTTCAGATGCAATTTTTGCATATTTTCCTTTCGTGTTGTTTATTTTCATTGTTGATGCATCTTTGCATCGTATCGTTGTAAtctttcattttcaataaagggctgacctcattttaccaaaaaaaaaaaaatcttttgacTCACATATTGTGCTGTAATATTATTATagaatattttgaaaaatatatgAACCATCGTAAAAGAATAATACGCATAACAAAATTACGCACTTTTGAGATAGTGTCATATAGatggtgcggctgcccaataAAGGCAACCTTCGAGCACTTCAGTTTCAAAGTTGGGATTTTGTcaatttacaccatttttagagatttttttcccacttaccccattaagtttttttaattccctcttacccaaaacactctaaggaggtcttccctaataccccattaagtttttttttttttttttaattctttttaaccattttacccttacccctttgttacttaaagagagagagagagagagaaaccataggagacttcgctggAGCCTTGCCACCGGCGGCTGGATTCTGACCaacttcgccggattccggtcatcggccgccgcccaccggacttttctgaaaacctcaccggaaaggtttattgccctcaatagacatctattgccccccaatagacgtgtattgccccaatagtctattgccccctaatagacatctattgccctccaatagacgtctatcaaccatgtattgccccccaatagacgtgtattgccccaatagtctattgcaccctaatagacgtctattgccccccaatagaagtcgatcagccatgtattgtcccccaatagacgtctatcagctatgtattgcctcccaatagacatttattacctcctaatagaactttcggtagccggaatTGGAACTAATCTTcataaaattagataaatagaactttgattaaagaaaaaaaaaagattatataaatttaaaaacgtctattgccctccaataaacgtctatttccccccaatatacattcaaaaaaaaatttctttccttctgtcccattacttaaaaaataaaaataaaaaaaaataaaaaaataaaatatgattTCTGCACCCATGTCCTCTTCTCCTTTCCGGTTCCAGTTGAACTCAAACCCAGTAGTCGGAGTCGAACTCGGACCAGCAAGGCTTAGAAGACCGGGATTTCTTCGAGGCCGTGGAGCATGGATTAGCGACGACTGGGATTGGACGGCGGAGAGTAGGGCCCATGACTTCTGGCCTTGCATCGAGATGCGAGTTCTCCACCGGCGAGGTAGCTCCGACCGGAGCTTCTTCGTCGTCTTCAGGCAAGCCCGCAAAgagatggaggagagagagagagagaagaagacggCATCGGCGCCggcaaagagagagaagaagaagtcgcCGGTAGagagagggaagagagagagagcggtgctggagtaaagagagagagagaggagagagagagagcgctgcCAGTGAAgtgagagagggaggagagagagagagcgctgccggagagagagagagagagagagagaagagagagagagggaggaaaGAGAGAATGCATCATGCGGCTGGAGAGAGGAGTTGAGTGGCAATGCTGTAGTTTGTTAATTAAGTTGAGGGTAaagttgtcattttactttaaatagAGTTAgtgaaaataaaaatctgttgctggggtaagtgagataactttGGCTTATTTTGGGGTTTTTTGTCAAGGACCATTCAAAGTTTCCAAAGAAAGATAACGAAGAACATTAAAATTgccttgttaaaaaaaaataaaaaaattgccacaaaaagaaaaaagaaaagttgaTCTACACGACTGTCGTTTTTCTTTGTCTGCACACGTGCGGACAGTCCTCCCTGTTAAACTAGTTAACTCGTACCCGCTTCAATTTCAATTTACGgatttgacctcctcctcctcctttctTCTTCGTCTCTCTGTTTCCTTCATCACTCCCCAGAAAACTGTCCTCCGGCGAACCTGAAACTCCCACATGCTTCGTCCTCCATGGACTCCATTCTAAACTCAGCGATCGAAGAAATCTGCTCGCACCTCCAAAACGGCCTCTCTCTCCAGACCCTCTGGTCCcgactctcctcctcctcctcctccaaccTCGACCTCTCTCCCACCCTCAAACAATCCCTATGGGACGCCCTCCGCTCCGTCCCCACTCTCAAATTCCGCGCCCAAAATGACCATTACGCCCCCGCCGACCCTTCCATTCACTCCTTCCAAGACTCCGAGAAGCTCAATTTGAAGCTCGTCGCCGATGAGGCCCTCCGGAACAACTTCATGGGCCTCTACAATGTCGACTCCGTCAATGCCAACCTGTCTGCCGTTCAACGCCACACTCTCGAACGCGTCGTCATGGCTAGGTCAGTCTCTGTTTATCTCTAGGGTTTACTGAATTGGTTCAAGTTTAATTGTGATGTATGGTGTTGGTTGAATGCAATGTGGCTCTATCTATACATCATTGAAACTATTCGTATTGATTTTCGGAGCAAGTTTGAGGAATAAAGATGGTAGTGATTGCGAAAACTTTGGGAGTTATGGTGAGGGATTAGTTTTGTGTGTTCATTTAGGTTTCGGCGGTCATTATTCCGAATGGTTATTGCAGGGGGAATGGGATTACACAAACTCAGCTTGCTAAGGAGCTTGGCATTGAGGGGAGAAACTTTCATTATGCTGTGAAGAACCTCGAATGTCAAGGGTTACTTGTACGGCAATCTGCGCTGTTAAGGACAAAAGAAGCTGGTGATGAGGGGGAGCCGAGGAACAATCCAAGCGTGACAACGACCAATATGTTATACTTGTATCGACATGCAAAGCATTTAAGCGCGCAACAAAAGATTGAGATCACAAATGAAGAGAGGGCTAAGGAGAGTTTTGTAAATGTAAAAGAAAGCCCTGCAAGTGGAGATGGTTTTGCTGGAAATGTGCTCGTAAAGGACTATCTACCGGCAATGAAAGCAGTCTGTAATAAACTTGAAGAAGCCAATGGCAAGGTCACGTGACTCTAGTTTCTTGGAAGTTCTTTTACATGTATcagtttagtttttatttttatattatcCACTTAAAGCTGAACCTGTTTCATATTACTTTGGTGTTAAAGGTTCTTGTCGTTTCGGATATTAAGAAGGAACTTGGCTACAGTAAAACATCGGGGCATAGAGCTTGGAGAAATGTAAATGTTTATTTATGGTTTACTCTCAAATTTCTGAATTATCAATATTATACGTTGTGCTGATTGCTATATATCGCATTGTCTCTTGCATATTTTGCTTTCAGATTTGTCAGAGGCTGAAAGCTGCTCATCTTGTGGAGGTGTTTGACGCTAAAGTGAATGGGAAGGTTAATACTTTAACTTTTGCAATACTGTTTCTCTTGAATCTGTTTCTCAGCATTGGGTTTATTCTTTAGAAACCAAATTCCCCTGCTTCCCTGATTCACTATGGTTGTTACTTGCTTTAGAACTAGATGATCATGTTCCCTGTTTCTGTTTGCAATTACAATGTGTTTAATTGACAAGTCAGTAGTTTCATAATTTTGTATCTTCCTCATTAAATCGTTATAAATTATTACCAGAGTTGTATTGATTGttaagctctttttttttttttgatgattttgtaataaataaaaactaagTTGAACCTGTTCGAGGACAAGACCCTTTCATGTTAGTTCAGTTGCCACTAATCGATATCCCTTTTTCATTTTGGTCAGGTTGAGAGTTGCCTGCGTTTTGTAGAAAATTCTTCTCCAACGAAAGTTGAGCCAAGAGAAGTTGTACATGTAGATAAGGATTTTGTTGAAGAACAACAAGTGAAATTCGGAAAGAAATGTAAAATCAGTGACCACCTTGTAGAGCTTCCTATTGAGCATCAAATTTATGAATTAATAGATGCTGCAGGATCAGAGGGGTTGACCAGGAATGAGGTGTGTGCATTAATCTCTTGAatagttattattatttttctcttttcagtATTGTAGTATTATAATTAAGTTGATCAGTAGATTGATGCTAGCTGGGAATTTTCTTAGTATTAAAGAACCAGGGGTCTCTTAAATATCAATGTTGGTACAGTTAGTCTCAGTTGAAGCTGGTTGTTCTAAGGTGAACATATGCCTGGAACCAAAATAGTTAATGTACATAATTAAAGTGAAGAGGGACGTTTTTAAATGATTTTGGTGCATTTCAGTTTCAGAGACCATTAGTTATAGCATCATTTATTGCCATATCTTTTCCAACATTTACTATTTGCTGGAATTGGTACTTCCAGATTTGGTGGGGACTGAGGGGTCTTCCATGGTTTACTTGTCATGATTTATTTCTATATTTATTCCATGGTTTAACCATGTAACCCTGCCTGAATCAAATAGACATGCCTGTTCTTAAGCAGTGTGTGACTGGTTATTACTGTCCAGAAATAAGTACTGATAGATCTACTGGACTTCCTCTGCTTTGAGTATACATTTTGTGTTACTACTTCACtcttaaatattatttttttggagGTGCTTGCCTGGGCTTTCTATGCATTATATAATCCTGCAAATCCTTAAAAGTTTCTATTCGACCATAAGTTCTTAACAGAGTTTAGTATGTGCTACATACAGGTTATGGAGAGGCTTGGAattgacaacaagaaaaatTATACCCGCTTTGTTAGTATGTGCTCTAGATATGATATGAGTCTGCAACCAGAAATGCACAAAAAAGCCGTGGCATATCGATTTCGGACATCTGGGAAACACAAGTCTGAATCAACTAATGCATTTCTTCGAAAATCAAAAGATGCTAATGACAGTAAAATTTCTATTCTAAATGTTGGGAGTGTAGATGCTCCGAGATCAGATCAATTTCAAACTGGCTCAGTGTCAGATTGTTGGTCTCTGAACAGTGATACTGCTGGCCCTGAAAATATGAATAACATAGAGACTAATACTGACCCTTCTGCTGGATCTCTTGGGCGTAATGAATTTGACGATATGCCTGAAACTTCCCAACTGTTACTTCTTGGACCAAAAGATGCTACATCTGATTCTCAAGTTAGTTTAGTGAGCGCAGGAGTGGAACCAAATGGCGCCTTATCAGAAATACCAGCTGCTTTGTCAAAGCCACTTGCTAAAGGCTCAGATCCAAGGTATCCATGTATGTCTTTGACCGTGGATAACACTCGAAGGGAAAAGAGGATACTTGAACGGCTAGAGGTTGTTATCATCATCTATTGCCTTGGAAACTTGTGTTGGTCCTCTATTTACTTTTATATTGATAGCTAAACCTAATATTTTCGTTTCTTTTGTTCAGGGTGAGAAGTTTATTTTAAGAGCTGAGCTGTATAGATGGCTTGTGAGCTTAGAGACGGACAAGTGCACAGCAACTGACAGGAAAACAATTGACCGAATTTTACAAAAACTTCAACAGCTAGGGCACTGCAAGTGTATAGATATTAGCGTCCCTGTCGTCACAAATTTGGGCCGTACCCGAACCACTGTAGTGGTTCTGCACCCATCTGTTCAGAGTTTAACTCCTGAACTTGTTTCTGAAATTCATGATGCTTGGAGGTCTTTTGAGATTCAAAGTCGTGGCAAGTGCTCATCTCGGTGGCGGGAGAAGAACAGTGGATCAGTTCCTGTACTAGAAGATGTTCAGAGAACTCAGACCCATGTGAGTGCACAGCGACAAACACTGAGTTCAGAAGCCATGCGTGCTAATGGATTTATTCTGGCAAAAATGGTTCGTGCAAAATTGCTGCATAGTTTCCTGTGGGATTACCTGTATGGTTCGTCTGGCTCTAATGATGCTTTATCATTTGGAAAAGATGTTATTGAGCCAAGAGATCCTCACAGTACTAGAAAATTGTTTTCTCTAGAAGCAACAATGAAGGCTATTCCAGTTGAGTTGTTTCTACAAGTTGCAGGATCCACCAAAAACTTTGAGGATATGATTGAGAAATGTAAGAGGGGTTTATGTCTCTCTGATCTCTCTCGTGAAGAATACAAGTCTCTGATGGATACCCATGCAACTGGAAGGCTCTCATTGGTGATTGACATTTTACGACGATTGAAGGTACAGTTGTTAGTTGTTTCAAAATTGGGCCTGATATCAATATCCTATCAATTATTCAGAATGGTGCCTCattttattcacataattggtTCATCTCTGCGTGCTTTACATATCAAAGGTCATGCAATACTGGTTTGAGATAAGGTTCAGATCTTTTAAGTATATTGAAGTTTGTATTTTATTTAACTTCACTGAGAAGAAGCTATCTCTATTTATATCCTTATACTGCCATTGATTCTTAGGTGATGAAAGAACGGTAGAGAATAGACAGCTAGTCCTCAACATCCATTTGTTTCCTTACCATTGTTTAGTTATCATGTTTGTAGTTTTGAGAGAGACTGTGATGTCCCACATGTGGGTTTGCGTTACTACATTTTAGACATGCTTGCTCTGCTTTCACATTGTAGATTTATGTTTTCATGCCTAATAATTAATTCTTTGATGTAGCTGATTCGAATGGTTTGTGATCACCACTCAGAAAATGGATTCCAAGTTCCCCCTCCCATGATTTCTGCATATGCATTGGAACTTAAGCCTTATGTAGAGGAACCTGTTTCAAAAGATGCGATATCTTTGAGTTTTGGATCACGTGATCTTCGTCCACGAATCAGACATGATTTTTCCCTATCAAGCAGAGAAGCTGTTGATGAGTATTGGCAAACTTTAGAGTATTGTTATGCTGCTGCGGACCCAAGAGCTGCCTTACTTGCATTTCCTGGGTCTTGTGTTCATGAGGTATTTACATGAATCTTTTTCTCTTATATTCTATACAAACATGAATTTGCAGAGGATTATTTTAAGCTTTTTGTACTCCAAAACTTTTATATGCATGTACatgtttcttgtttttcttttcccttcagTTTTTGAGCTCTATATCATGTAGTGGAATTTTCCCTAACTCCAGGAATTCTTGCACACCCCAGATGCTTGGGGCCAAAGTTTAAGATGATTATTTTTCTAGTCATGTCATTTTACCTACTTAGTAGATTTTACAAATTATTCATGATTAAATCCTTTATTACCTGGATTCGACATGAATTTGTAATTTTTAGTATTGCCTTGAAATTGAAATAGAGGTACTGCTAGGCAGAACTGGTAAATCATTTATCTGAAAAGTCATCTTATTTCCTTTCCACAGGTGTCCCATCACAGGTCATGGACTAAACTTGGAGTTATGACAGCTGCTCAGCGTGATGAGCTCTTAAAGCGTGTTGTGAAGGATGATCCAAGTGAAAAGCTTTCATTCAAAGAGTGTGGAAAAATTGCGAAGGATCTCAATTTGACCCTGGAGCAGGTAATACTATGCTATGACTtgcttatttgttttcttaCCTCAGGTTCCATATCAATAACAACTAGTGATgccaaaattgtcatttcagtCTAAAATGTCTATTTTCTCCATCGCGATATGAACATGGTTAATTCAGTTTGTTAAAGATGTAGCCAAATTATCCAAGTTTTGGAGATATATTGGTAATGTATCAATATCTGAAGCAAGAGAAGAGGCTGGATATATGTTTAACGTTTTCTCAATATTTTGTATAATAGTAGGTCTTGAAACCATATCCTAAGTCACTCTATAACGTTTTCTCTGATTCATTATTCTCGCATATTTGTCCCTGGAATGCCACTTGCAGGTGCTTCGTGTGTATTATAATAAGCGGCGTCAACATCTTGATGGGTTGCAAAATAATACAGATGAAGTTCAATCTAAAAAACGTAGACGTCGTAAAAGGAAGAGATCTTCTGAATCTAGGTCAGTAGATTTTGCTGAAAATGATGAGGTAACTGGACAGCTGGAAGAGCAGACACATCCCACAGTATCTGATACTGTGGAACAATTAGAAGAACTAAATCTCTTGGTCACTTCTTATGAGCATGATTCACATTTGCAAGCATTGGACAATTGTCTAGAAACTGGGCAGGAACCTGAACCAAATGAAGATAATGAGGGGTGCCATTCAATTATTACCAAGGGTTCCTTTTCAAAGTTGAAGCCACTACGTCCTTCTAAAAGAAACAAGTTGCACTCAACACGTCAACGAAGGTTTTCATGGACAGAGGAGGCTGATAGGTAAGGGAACAGATTTTATTTACCCATGCACTGCAAATGCATTGAAACCTAAGACACTGATTTGTTTTTTAAAATAATTCTCTTTTTCCACTATCAAGTAATAACTTCTCATCTCACATAATACCTAACTAGAAGTTCCTTTTAATCCCATTGCCTATCTACCATAGAACAAACTATATAAGCTAGCAGTGCAG encodes the following:
- the LOC133725476 gene encoding uncharacterized protein LOC133725476 isoform X1, translating into MDSILNSAIEEICSHLQNGLSLQTLWSRLSSSSSSNLDLSPTLKQSLWDALRSVPTLKFRAQNDHYAPADPSIHSFQDSEKLNLKLVADEALRNNFMGLYNVDSVNANLSAVQRHTLERVVMARGNGITQTQLAKELGIEGRNFHYAVKNLECQGLLVRQSALLRTKEAGDEGEPRNNPSVTTTNMLYLYRHAKHLSAQQKIEITNEERAKESFVNVKESPASGDGFAGNVLVKDYLPAMKAVCNKLEEANGKVLVVSDIKKELGYSKTSGHRAWRNICQRLKAAHLVEVFDAKVNGKVESCLRFVENSSPTKVEPREVVHVDKDFVEEQQVKFGKKCKISDHLVELPIEHQIYELIDAAGSEGLTRNEVMERLGIDNKKNYTRFVSMCSRYDMSLQPEMHKKAVAYRFRTSGKHKSESTNAFLRKSKDANDSKISILNVGSVDAPRSDQFQTGSVSDCWSLNSDTAGPENMNNIETNTDPSAGSLGRNEFDDMPETSQLLLLGPKDATSDSQVSLVSAGVEPNGALSEIPAALSKPLAKGSDPRYPCMSLTVDNTRREKRILERLEGEKFILRAELYRWLVSLETDKCTATDRKTIDRILQKLQQLGHCKCIDISVPVVTNLGRTRTTVVVLHPSVQSLTPELVSEIHDAWRSFEIQSRGKCSSRWREKNSGSVPVLEDVQRTQTHVSAQRQTLSSEAMRANGFILAKMVRAKLLHSFLWDYLYGSSGSNDALSFGKDVIEPRDPHSTRKLFSLEATMKAIPVELFLQVAGSTKNFEDMIEKCKRGLCLSDLSREEYKSLMDTHATGRLSLVIDILRRLKLIRMVCDHHSENGFQVPPPMISAYALELKPYVEEPVSKDAISLSFGSRDLRPRIRHDFSLSSREAVDEYWQTLEYCYAAADPRAALLAFPGSCVHEVSHHRSWTKLGVMTAAQRDELLKRVVKDDPSEKLSFKECGKIAKDLNLTLEQVLRVYYNKRRQHLDGLQNNTDEVQSKKRRRRKRKRSSESRSVDFAENDEVTGQLEEQTHPTVSDTVEQLEELNLLVTSYEHDSHLQALDNCLETGQEPEPNEDNEGCHSIITKGSFSKLKPLRPSKRNKLHSTRQRRFSWTEEADRQLIIQYVRHRATLGAKIHRINWASVTDLPAPPIACMKRMASLKSNRKFRLAVMRLCNILSERYAKILEKTQNRSLNKDDCNLLLRDSIGEGHDSKLPNISDHNPETGLQEEPWDDFDDAYVKKSLEEVLHHKRLAKFDASKRVGSTGEDWSDLNTSECDPQESELIASTAPYEDVQNLGGREKISARRSCYQHLNEKYFKLLHGVDVSTQVYKSLAVSNAVELFKLVFLSTSTAPEVPNLLAGILRRYSECDLFAAFNYLRDKKFMVGGNGSQKFSLSQQFLHNTSASPFPINSGKRATKFAHWLYEKDKDLMEGGIDLSTDLQCGDIFHLFALVSSGELSISSCLPDEGVGEAEESRSSKRKADINELLDDEKTKKLKSFVAAEGEIISRREKGFPGITVSVSRAEFSIANSIDLFKEDAPIGDKHFGGNHQLECTSDQSSLSHSDCMKEIFNSSSTVPVLEIGCESPWEGMVAYAEHLLPLHPAQDQSSPIQPEVFRTVYIAIQKAGDQGLSIEEVSQIMNIPGEKMTDLIIDVLQTFERVLKVNAYDSIRVVDSLYRGKYFMTSVSGINQKLEPPSWRKPLGDDGHILFHSENRDNGAAPSEREINADVHKLTILNFPEEVDEPSYVKQISSVPESYREGKGGDAEDESSRTSNDRLCMPIFPWINGDGTTNKIVYKGLRRRVLGIVMQNPAILEDEIIRRMDVLNPQSCRKLLELMVLDNHLHVRKMHQTTCTGPPPILGTLLGSSFKPSKLVCREHYFANPMSTSLL